In a single window of the Candidatus Zixiibacteriota bacterium genome:
- a CDS encoding NAD-dependent deacylase, giving the protein MIEKIAKIARNCRRCVVLTGAGISAESGVPTFRGKDGLWGKFRAEELATMDAFLGNPKVVWEWYNWRRQIVGETKPNPGHYALRDMESMFDRFVLVTQNVDGLHRIAGSEDVLELHGNINLNKCVDCSQTYPDEADIDPDSVPSCPACGGQIRPDVVWFGEMLDAQIINRAFEESSKADLFFSIGTSALVHPAASLPTEAKRSGATLVEINVEATPLTGLADFHVAEPSGKYLPRLVEMMESLAD; this is encoded by the coding sequence ATGATTGAGAAGATAGCCAAAATCGCTCGCAACTGCCGTCGCTGTGTAGTGTTGACCGGGGCTGGTATTTCAGCGGAATCCGGTGTACCGACTTTTCGCGGCAAAGATGGCTTGTGGGGAAAGTTCCGAGCTGAAGAACTGGCAACGATGGATGCTTTTCTGGGTAATCCGAAGGTAGTCTGGGAATGGTACAACTGGCGACGCCAGATAGTTGGTGAGACAAAGCCTAATCCCGGTCACTATGCGTTGCGTGATATGGAATCGATGTTTGACCGGTTTGTTCTGGTGACCCAGAATGTTGACGGTTTGCACCGCATTGCTGGTTCTGAAGATGTTTTGGAACTGCATGGCAACATCAACCTCAACAAGTGTGTTGATTGCTCGCAGACGTATCCCGACGAGGCCGATATCGACCCCGATAGTGTTCCATCCTGCCCTGCTTGTGGTGGACAGATCAGACCTGATGTGGTCTGGTTTGGAGAGATGCTTGACGCCCAGATAATCAATCGGGCTTTTGAGGAGTCGTCGAAGGCGGATCTCTTTTTCTCGATAGGGACTTCTGCTCTGGTACATCCGGCGGCATCATTGCCGACGGAGGCCAAGCGATCAGGGGCGACACTGGTAGAGATCAATGTTGAGGCTACACCGCTTACCGGTCTGGCTGATTTCCATGTGGCGGAACCATCCGGCAAATATCTTCCCCGGTTGGTGGAGATGATGGAATCATTGGCCGATTGA